From the genome of Pseudomonas helvetica:
TCGGCGTCGGCGGCAACCCAGCGATCATATAAGTATTGTAGGGCGTCGGTTCTTTCAGGTGGGCGCGGGTCAATTTGCCGTTGTAACGATCACCCAGGCCATAGATCACGGTCGGATCGGTTTGCAGCAACATGCCGATCTGCATGCGCCGCACGAACACTCCGGCAATCTGCCCTCGCTCTTGCGGCACACCGGTTTCCTTCTCGACCAGCGAAGCCATGATCAGCGCCTGATAGGGTTCGGTATAGGGTGCGTCAGGGGAGCGCTTGTTCCACTCTTTTGCGAGGACGTCGTCGAGGCGCTCGTACGCTTTTTCCAGCAACTCGGCATCGGTCATGCCCCGCACAAAACGATAGGTGTCCGGGAAAAACCGGCCCTCCGGAAAGACTCCGGCGTGACCGAGCTTGTCCATCACATCGCTGTCGCTCAGCCCCGCAAGGGTTTGTTGGAGTTTGTCATTTTTTGCCAGCGCCGCACGGACCTGATGGAAGTTCCAGCCCTCGACCAGCGTCAGGCTGTACTGAACCACTTCACCGCGCTGCCAAAGACCGATCAAGCCCTGTGCATTCATCCCCGGGAGCATGCGGTATTCACCGCTGTGCAGCGGCTGCGCAGCAAGGTTCAAGCGCCAGTACAGGCGCAGCCAAAAGGCGTCCTGAAGCACGCCATCGGTTTCGAGGCGATTGAAGGTCCCGGACGGTGTCGCGCCGTTCGGTACATCCAGTAACTCTTCCTGAGTAATCTTGAGTGGCTGCTCCAGCGCCGAGTTGATCTTCCAGGCCGAAGCGCCCAGCAGTAGCCCTGCCAGAACCAGTCCGGTTTCCAGCAGCAGCAAGAATTTACGTCTCACGAATCAAGCATCCAGTAGCGCGCGGGCAATGCCTTGCAGTTTACGGGTGAGCGGCCCAACCGGCCAGCTCAGTGCAACATAAGCGCGTACCGGCCAGATGCCGTACACGCTGTTGCAGACGAAAACTTCATCAGCCTGTTGCAGTTGATCAAGACTGATGTCAGTGACATGCATGACAATCCCCAGCCTTTCGGCCTGGGACAAGAGTTCGGCGCGCATCACTCCGGCGACGCCACAACGACTCAGATCAGCCGTCAACAACGCGCCATCAAGCACCAGGAACAGATTACTGAAAACACCCTCGATCACCCGTCCCTGAAGATCCAGCATCAAGCCTTCGGCGTGCTCGCCGTCCTGCCATTCGGAACGGGCAATGACTTGTTCGAGACGATTGAGGTGCTTGAGGCCGGCCAGTAGCGGCTGCTCGGAAAGTCGGGTAGCGCAGGGAAACAGCCGAATACCTTGCTGCGCGTGCACGGCAGGATAAGCCGCAGGAGGATTGCCTAGAAGAATACGCCGCGGCGACACCGATGGATCGGCTGCGTAACCGCGCTGGCTATCGCCACGGGTCAGCATCAGCTTGAGCACACCTTCGCCAAGGGCGGCGGCGTAGGTCAGCAGCTCGCTGCGAATCAATGCATGATCCGCGTTAATCGCCAAGCGCGAGCAGCCATCGGCCAGACGACTCAAATGTCGATCCAGCAACAATGGCTGCCCACCCTTGACAGCGATGGTCTCGAACAGACCATCGCCATACGCCAGGCCGCGGTCTTTTAGCGACAGTGCGTCAGCCGGCTGACCGTCGACCCAGCTTTCCATCATTCAGCGAACCGACGGAACACCAGCGAGCCATTGGTACCGCCAAAACCGAACGAGTTGGAGAGCACCACATCGATCTTCGTATCACGCGCCGCGTGTGGCACGAAGTCGAGGTCGCAACCTTCATCCGGTTCATCGAGGTTGATGGTCGGTGGCGCCACCTGGCCGTTGATTGCCAGCACACTGAAAATCGCTTCAACCGCGCCCGCCGCACCCAGCAGGTGACCGGTCATGGACTTGGTCGAGCTGACCGCCAGCTTGTAGGCGTGATCGCCAAACACCGACTTGATCGCGCAGACTTCGGCGAGGTCGCCGGCCGAGGTCGACGTACCATGGGCGTTGATGTACTGGACCTGGTCGACGTTCAGCTTGGCGTCACGCAGCGCGTTGACGATGCAACGTGCGGCGCCTGCGCCATCGGCCGGCGGCGAGGTCATGTGATACGCATCGCCGCTCATGCCAAAGCCGATCAGCTCGGCGTAAATGGTCGCACCACGCGCCTTGGCGTGCTCCAGCTCTTCAAGCACCAACGCACCGGCACCGTCGGACAACACGAAGCCATCACGGCCCTTGTCCCATGGACGGCTGGCGCGGGTCGGCTCGTCATTGCGGGTCGACAATGCACGAGCAGCACCAAAGCCACCCATGCCGAGACCGCAAGCGGCCATCTCGGCACCACCGGCAATCATCACGTCGGCTTCGCCGTAGGCAATATTGCGCGCCGCCATACCGATGCAGTGCGTACCGGTGGTACAGGCTGTCGAAATGGCGTAGTTAGGCCCCTGCGTACCCAGATGGATGGACAGGAAACCGGAAATCATATTGATGATCGAGCCCGGCACGAAAAACGGAGAAATCCGCCGTGGCCCCGAATCATGCAGCGTGCGGCTGGTTTCTTCGATATTGGTCAGACCACCAATACCCGAGCCCATGGCCACGCCGATGCGTTCACGATTGGCGTCGGTGACTTCCAGGCCAGCGTTACGCACTGCCTGAAACCCTGCTGCCAGACCGTATTGAATGAACAGGTCGAGTTTGCGAGCTTCCTTGACCGACAGGTATTCCTCGACATTGAAGCCCTTTACCGAGCCGCCAAAATGGGTGGAATAGGCAGAAAGGTCGGTGTGTTCGATCAGACCAATGCCACTGCGGCCAGCCAGAATACCCTGCCAGCTGCTCGGCACATCCGTGCCCAGTGGCGACAACATACCCATACCGGTGACTACGACGCGTCTACGCGACACAGCACTCTCCTTTTTTCAAATGACGACTTTGCATCAGGCCTAAAGGAAAAAACCGCACGCCGTGATGGCAGTGCGGTTTTTCCATGACAGCTAACAACGGCTACAAACTATTACGCCTGATGGCTAGTAACGTAGTCGATGGCAGCTTGTACAGTAGTGATCTTCTCAGCTTCTTCGTCAGGAATTTCGGTCTCGAATTCCTCTTCCAGAGCCATCACCAGCTCAACGGTGTCAAGGGAGTCGGCACCCAGGTCTTCAACGAAGGAAGCAGTGTTCACAACTTCTTCTTCTTTAACGCCCAGTTGCTCAGCAACGATTTTCTTGACGCGCTCTTCGATGGTGCTCATACCTTGTTTTCACTCCTAATGGACAAATTCAGGCAGCTGGCCAGTGGGTAAGTGTATAGAAAGGCTTTTCAGTTTTTCAACTGAAAGCTTCACTCCTCAAACCCTGACGACCCTCTGCCTATAAATAGATTGCAGCTTTATAACGGATTTTAGACAGCTCGTATGACATTTTTTTGAAGCAATCCGTCACATTTGAATTACATGTACATCCCGCCGTTCACCGGGATTGTAGCCCCAGTAACGTAAGCCGCACCGTCCGACGCAAGAAAAGCGACCACGGACGCGATCTCTTGAGCTTGCCCCAGACGGCCCAGCGGAATTTGCGCCTGCAAGGCTTCACGCTGCGCTTCTGGCAGTTCGCGGGTCATATCGGTATCGATGAACCCAGGGGCCACCGAGTTGACCGTAATCGAGCGCGAACCTACTTCACGCGCCAGAGCGCGGCTGAAACCTTCCAGACCTGCCTTGGCGGCTGCATAGTTTACTTGGCCTGCGTTGCCCATGGCACCCACAACCGAACCAATACTGATAATTCGTCCCCAACGCGCCTTGGTCATGCCACGCAAAACACCCTTGGACAGGCGAAACAGACTGTTCAGGTTGGTGTCGATAACGTCATGCCACTCGTCATCTTTCATGCGCATCATCAGGTTATCGCGGGTGATACCGGCATTATTCACCAGAATCGCCGGCGCACCGAATTGCTCCTGAATGCTCGCCAGCACGGCCGCTACGGACTCGTCGCTGGTGACATTGAGCTCAAGGCCAGTGCCTTGAATGCCGTTTTCTTTCAGGGTTGCCGCGATGCGCTCAGCGCCCGAAGCAGAAGTCGCAGTACCCACCACGATAGCGCCCTGACGACCCAGTTCCAGTGCGATAGCCTGGCCAATACCACGGCTCGCGCCGGTAACCAGTGCAACTTTACCTTGCAGACTCATGCAGGCTTCTCCTAAGTTCAGGCCAACGCTGCACGAGCAGCAGCGAAAGCATCCGGGGTGTTCAGGTTAGAGGTCGACACGCCTTCGGCGCAGCGCTTGTTCAGGCCAGCCAGGACTTTGCCCGGACCGCATTCAACCAGTTGAGTAGCGCCTTTGGCGGCCAGCGCCTGGACCGACTCAACCCAGCGAACCGGCTTGTAAAGCTGCTCGAGCAGATCGCGCGTAAGCGTTTCCAGATCCGGCGCCACATCAGCGCTGACGTTCTGCACCAACGGGATTTGCGGAGCCTGCCAGTTGATCGCAGCGATCGACTCGGCAAAGCGCTCGGCAGCCGGGCGCATCAGCTCACAGTGCGACGGTACGCTGACCGGCAGCGGCATGGCGCGCTTGGCACCACGCGCCTTGCAGCCTTCAATGGCGCGTTCGACAGCCGCCTTGGCACCGGCGATTACCACCTGGCCTGGCGAGTTGAAGTTGACCGCGCTGACGACTTCGCCTTGCGCCGCTTCGGCACAGGCAGCCAGCACATCAGCGTCGTCCAGACCGAGAATGGCAGCCATACCGCCCTGCCCGGCCGGCACCGCTTCTTGCATCAACTGACCGCGACGCTCTACCAACTTCACGGCGTCACCCAGACTCAGGCTACCGGCCGCGACCAGCGCGCTGTACTCACCCAGGCTATGACCGGCAACGTAAGCCGGACGCGCGCCGCCCTCAGCCAGCCACAGACGCCACAAGGCAATCGAAGCGGTGAGAATCGCCGGTTGGGTTTTGTCGGTTTGATTGAGCTGCTCTTCCGGCCCTTGCTGGGTCAGTGCCCACAGGTCGTAACCCAGGGCATCGGAAGCTTCTTTGAAAGTTTCGAGGATCAACGGATGTTGCGCGCCCAACTCGGCCAGCATGCCGAGGGACTGCGAACCCTGTCCTGGAAAGACGAATGCGAGGGAAGCAGACATGTAACAAGCCCCTAATGATCTTGTCGTCGGAGAATTGACGTCCTGTACTGCTGGACGCAAGAAACTGACAGTTGGATGGCTAATTGAACTGAGCGGTCACATTTAAGCATTGTCGAGCGAAAATGCCTAAAGCAACAAATCCTCGAGGCGACCGTGAAGCCGCTGCGGGAGGTTCTCCTGAATCTCGATCAAGGCGCGCTGAATGGCACTCTGGAAGCCCTGTACACCGGCCGAACCGTGACTTTTAACGACGATCCCCTGCAAACCGAGGAAGCTTGCGCCATTATGTCGCGCAGGCGCCAGATCAGCCTGTAGACGCTTCATCAGCGGCAACGCCAGAGCCCCGACCATTCTCGATGCCAGGTTTTGCTTGAACAACGCCTCGATCCGCCCGGCGATCATGGTCGCCAGCCCTTCGCTGGATTTGAGCAGGATATTGCCGACAAAACCGTCGCAAACCACCACGTCAGCCTCGCCACGGTACAAGCCATCACCTTCGACGAAGCCGATGTAATTCAGCCCGCGAGCGTTTTGCAGCAGCGTCGCCGCCAGCTTGACCTGTTGATTGCCCTTGATGTCTTCCGTGCCGATGTTCAGCAATGCGACCTTCGGCCGAGCAATGCCCAAGGTTTCAGCCGCCACCGAGCCCATCACCGCGAACTGGAACAGGTGCTCGGCACTGCAATCGACATTCGCCCCCAGATCGAGCAACTGGCAATAACCGCGCTGCGTCGGGATCGCCGCCACCATGGCCGGTCTATCGATACCCGGCAAGGTCTTGAGCACATAACGCGACAACGCCATCAGCGCACCGGTATTGCCGGCACTGACACAGGCCTGAACCTTGCCATCACGCAACAACTCAAGCGCAACCCGCATCGAGGAGTCCGGCTTGCCACGCAGGGCCTGGGAAGGCTTTTCATCCATGCCAATCACATCGCTGGCCGGCACAATCGTCAGGCGCGCGCGATCCACAGCCGACTGGCTGGCGATCAATTCTTCTAAAAGGGAGGGTTGACCGACGAGGGTCAGGTGCAGCGAGGGCGTAGCAGACAGACAAGCAAGGCTGGCCTGAACAATGCTGCGGGGACCGAAGTCCCCGCCCATTGCGTCAATCGCGATGACTTGAGCGGACAAGGATTACTCGTCAGCGCCCTTGTCGATCACTTTACGGCCACGGTATACGCCTTCTGGCGATACGTGGTGACGCAGGTGAACTTCACCAGTGGTCTTTTCTACGGACAGGGTGCTTGCCTCGAGAGCATCGTGCGAACGACGCATGTCACGGGCGGAGCGGGATTTTTTGTTCTGCTGAACAGCCATAATTGATTAACTCCTAAACGTTTGGGTCACGCTTTAACTGCGCCAATACACTGAACGGGTTGGACCGCGTTACCTCGTCCTCGCTCGGTTCGGGCTCATCGAGACCCGCCGGCTGCTGGCATTCTTCCGGATGATGAGCAGGCACAATGGGCAAGGCGAGCAGAAGCTCCTCCTCGATCAGTGACTGCAGATCCAAAGGATCTTCGCCCAGTTCCAGCACGTCATAACCTTTCGGCAACGACTGGGTATTCGCACCCTCCTTCACCACAGCATAACTGCATTCGCTGTGAATCGGCAGGGTGACCAGCTCAAGACAACGCTGGCAAACCATTTTGACTTCGGTGTCGATAAAACTGTGGATAACCACAGATTTACGTTCATCTCGTTCAAAAACGAATTTAGCCTGCACCGTACCGACAGTGTCGGAAAGCGGGTCGCAGAGTCTCTCCAAATCGGCCAGCAGCATTTCACCTTGAAGGGTGGTGCCACGATCAGCCAATTTGCGCGGGTCAACGTGAGGTGGAATCGGGTCATTCAACATAGGCGCAGCATTATAGGGATGCCCCCAGCCATGTCAAAGGAAATTCAGTCCTGTCCGTCACTTGGAAGCCCCGCTAGAATTTGCGACTGACTTTTGGAGAGCCGTATGCTGCCTTTATTACTTGCTTCAAGCTCGGTCTATCGCCGCGAATTGCTGACCCGCTTGCAACTGCCATTTACCTGCAGCTCACCGGATATCGACGAAAGCCATCAACCGGAAGAACCAGCCATCGAACTGGTAAAACGCCTGGCCCGCGAAAAAGCCCAGGCGCTGGCCGGCAGTCATCCCGCCCATTTGATTATCGGCTCGGACCAAGTCGCCGTGCTCGACGGACGGATTATTGGCAAACCCCACACGTTCGAGAAGGCTCGCGATCAATTATTGGCCGCCAGCGGCGCCAGCGTGACCTTCCTGACCGGCCTGGCGGTGCTCAACAGCCAGACCGGCCATTGCCAGCTCGACTGCATCCCCTTCACCGTACACATGCGCACACTGGATCAGGCACACATTGAACGCTACCTGCGCGCCGAACAGCCCTACGACTGCGCTGGCAGCTTCAAGGCCGAAGGATTGGGTGTGAGCCTGTTTCAAAGCACCGAAGGCCCCGACGCCACGAGCCTGGTCGGCCTGCCGCTGATTCGCCTGGTGGACATGCTGCTGGCTGAAGGCGTGCAGATTCCCTGAGGCTACGACCTTTCAAAAAAAACCGGCCTCGCAGGCCGGTTTTTTTATATTGCGCGACGATCAGCGCAATGCCGGCCCATGAAAGCCCATCCACATCGCCAACTGCTCAGCCACGCTGGCGCCGAGTTTTTTCGAGAAGCGGTCGAACGCCGACTCTTGAATCGTGAAGTCGACCAGCTCTTTCTCGCCGATTACGTCACGCGCCACCGAACTGGCACTGCCCAAACCATCGATCAAGCCCAATGGCAGCGCCTGCTCGCCCGACCAGACCAGTCCGGAGAACAACTCCGGATGCTCTTTGTCTTTCAAGCGGTCGCCGCGGCCCTTTTTGACACTGGCGATAAACTGCTGGTGAGTGGTATCCAGCACACCCTGCCAGAACTTGATCTCATCCGGCTTTTCCGGCTGGAACGGATCGAGGAACGACTTATGCTCGCCGGACGTATAGGTCCGACGCTCGACACCAAGTTTTTCCATGGTCCCGACAAACCCGTAACCGGCCGCCGTCACGCCAATCGAACCCACCAGGCTCGCCTTGTCGGCGTAGATCTGGTCCGCCGCACTGGCGATGTAGTACGCCCCCGAAGCCCCCAGATCGGAAATCACTGCATACACCTTGATCGCCGGATGCAGGGCACGCAGACGACCAATCTCATCGTAGACATAACCCGACTGCACCGGACTGCCGCCCGGACTGTTGATTCGCAGCACGATGCCCTTGACCTTCGGATCTTCGAACGCGGCGCGCAAACCGCCGACAATGTTGTCGGCACTGGCCGATTCCTTGTCGGCAATCATCCCGGTTATTTCGATCAACGCCGTGTAGCTCGACCCGCGAGTCGCGCTTTTTTCGATATCCATCAGCGGAGTAAAGAGGATCAACGCGATGAGCAGATAAACAAAGGTCAGCAGCTTGAAAAAAATCCCCCAACGCCGCGAGCGACGCTGCTCCTGCACTCCCGCAAGCAGGGTTTTCTCAAGCAGCTTCCAGCTCTTGTCTTCGCCATCTTCGGCACTGGCCTTGGCTGGCGCCTTCCATTCGTCGGTCATTCCATCCACCCCAACAAAAACTTAATTGGCCCGCTGACCCAGCCAGGCGTGCAATTGCGAAAAATGATCAATGGCCAGGCGCGGTTCGAACACGCGCAAGGCTTCCATCGATTGAGCACCATAGCTGACGGCAACCGAATCCATCCCGGCGTTGCGCGCCATCTGCAGATCGAACGACGAATCCCCCACCATCAACGCCTGCTCAGGGCGGACGTCGCAATGGGCGAGAATCTGTTCGAGCATCAGCGGATGCGGCTTGCTGGCGGTTTCATCGGCGGCGCGAGTGATATCGAAATAATCCTCCCAACCGTGGGACTTCAGCACACGATCCAGCCCGCGACGCGCTTTGCCGGTAGCCACCGCCAGGTGATAACCCTCGGCACGAAACGCCTCAAGCGACTCGACAACACCGTCAAACAACGGCGAAGGCACGGCCTCCGAGGCGATGTAGTGATCCGCATAGTGCTGACGGAATGCCACCAGCTCGTCATCGCCAATTTCCGGATACAGCGTGCGAATTGCTTCGGGCAGCCCCAGGCCGATGATGCCTTTGACAGCAAGATCATCACGTAACTGAAAACCGGATCGCTGCGACGCCACATGCATCGCCTCGACAATCCGACCAATGGAGTCGGCCAACGTGCCGTCCCAATCGAAAATCAGCAACTTGTAATCAGGGTGCACTCAGGCGCTCCACGGTCTTGGCCCACATTTCATCCACCGGCGCCTGAAGCTTGAGCTCACCACCATCAGGCAGCGACACAGTCAGCATATAGGCATGGAGAAACAGGCGCTTGCCGCCCAGATCGCGAATCTCTTTGCTGAAGTCGTCATCGCCGTACTTGGTGTCGCCAGCGATGCAGTGCCCGGCGTGCAAGGTGTGGACGCGAATCTGGTGAGTCCGGCCGGTGATCGGTTTGGCTTCGATCAGGGTGGCAAAGTCGCCAAAGCGACGCAGGACCTTGAACACGGTCACGGACTCCTTGCCCTCCTCCTCGTCGACCTCGACCATGCGTTCGCCGGAGCGCAGATTGCTCTTGCCCAGCGGCGCACGGACTTGCTTGATCGAGGCAGCCCAGTTACCGCGGACCAGCGCCATATAGCGCTTATCGACACCATCGCCGCGCAATGCCGTGTGCAAGTGACGCAGCATGCTGCGTTTTTTGGCGATCATCAGCAGGCCGGAGGTGTCACGATCGAGACGGTGAACCAGCTCAAGCTCCTTGCAATCCGGACGCAACTGACGAAAGGCTTCGATCACGCCGTAATTCAAGCCGCTGCCGCCGTGAACAGCGATGCCGCAAGGCTTGTTGATCACGATCAGCGCCTTGTCTTCGAAGACAATCGAGGCTTCGAGTCGCTGCAACAACCCTTGCGCCAATGGCACAGGCTCGTCGCGCTCCGGCACACGCACCGGCGGCACGCGCACGATGTCGCCCGCCTGCAGCTTGTATTCGGGCTTGATCCGACCTTTGTTCACACGCACTTCGCCTTTACGCAAAATGCGGTAAATCAAGGTCTTGGGCACGCCTTTGAGCCGAGCAAGAAGGAAGTTATCAATACGTTGGCCGGCATATTCCGGCGAGACCTCCAGCAGTTGTACGCTTGGGGTCGAGGGGGCAGTAGTCGTCATGCCGCGAATGATAACAATTTTTTATGGAATTGAAGCACTTAATCATTGCTGCTATAGTCGCGAACGCCGCCAAAAGCGGCCTGGACAGAGGACAAACGGCAAATTGCCGGCCCTGACCAACGCAATTCATCAGGACGCGAGGCCGTCCTACGGGGCTTTCGCAACGATTGGAAGGTTTGTGATTGTAACAAGCGCAGGTGACATGAGGCCTGAAGCGAGCGCAGCAACAGAGTAACCACTCGTCTGATGCGCCGATATTTACGGCCAGTTCACAAAGTGCAGTCAGTCCCGAACCAGCCCTTGAGCGAGTGCTTCGGAAACAACGCCTGTTACAAGCTGAGTACCAGCAAAACAGCTGACACCCAGTCTTGTGTAGCCATGAGCGTGAAC
Proteins encoded in this window:
- a CDS encoding S49 family peptidase — protein: MTDEWKAPAKASAEDGEDKSWKLLEKTLLAGVQEQRRSRRWGIFFKLLTFVYLLIALILFTPLMDIEKSATRGSSYTALIEITGMIADKESASADNIVGGLRAAFEDPKVKGIVLRINSPGGSPVQSGYVYDEIGRLRALHPAIKVYAVISDLGASGAYYIASAADQIYADKASLVGSIGVTAAGYGFVGTMEKLGVERRTYTSGEHKSFLDPFQPEKPDEIKFWQGVLDTTHQQFIASVKKGRGDRLKDKEHPELFSGLVWSGEQALPLGLIDGLGSASSVARDVIGEKELVDFTIQESAFDRFSKKLGASVAEQLAMWMGFHGPALR
- the acpP gene encoding acyl carrier protein gives rise to the protein MSTIEERVKKIVAEQLGVKEEEVVNTASFVEDLGADSLDTVELVMALEEEFETEIPDEEAEKITTVQAAIDYVTSHQA
- the fabD gene encoding ACP S-malonyltransferase: MSASLAFVFPGQGSQSLGMLAELGAQHPLILETFKEASDALGYDLWALTQQGPEEQLNQTDKTQPAILTASIALWRLWLAEGGARPAYVAGHSLGEYSALVAAGSLSLGDAVKLVERRGQLMQEAVPAGQGGMAAILGLDDADVLAACAEAAQGEVVSAVNFNSPGQVVIAGAKAAVERAIEGCKARGAKRAMPLPVSVPSHCELMRPAAERFAESIAAINWQAPQIPLVQNVSADVAPDLETLTRDLLEQLYKPVRWVESVQALAAKGATQLVECGPGKVLAGLNKRCAEGVSTSNLNTPDAFAAARAALA
- the fabG gene encoding 3-oxoacyl-ACP reductase FabG — its product is MSLQGKVALVTGASRGIGQAIALELGRQGAIVVGTATSASGAERIAATLKENGIQGTGLELNVTSDESVAAVLASIQEQFGAPAILVNNAGITRDNLMMRMKDDEWHDVIDTNLNSLFRLSKGVLRGMTKARWGRIISIGSVVGAMGNAGQVNYAAAKAGLEGFSRALAREVGSRSITVNSVAPGFIDTDMTRELPEAQREALQAQIPLGRLGQAQEIASVVAFLASDGAAYVTGATIPVNGGMYM
- a CDS encoding nucleoside triphosphate pyrophosphatase; translation: MLPLLLASSSVYRRELLTRLQLPFTCSSPDIDESHQPEEPAIELVKRLAREKAQALAGSHPAHLIIGSDQVAVLDGRIIGKPHTFEKARDQLLAASGASVTFLTGLAVLNSQTGHCQLDCIPFTVHMRTLDQAHIERYLRAEQPYDCAGSFKAEGLGVSLFQSTEGPDATSLVGLPLIRLVDMLLAEGVQIP
- the pabC gene encoding aminodeoxychorismate lyase; the encoded protein is MESWVDGQPADALSLKDRGLAYGDGLFETIAVKGGQPLLLDRHLSRLADGCSRLAINADHALIRSELLTYAAALGEGVLKLMLTRGDSQRGYAADPSVSPRRILLGNPPAAYPAVHAQQGIRLFPCATRLSEQPLLAGLKHLNRLEQVIARSEWQDGEHAEGLMLDLQGRVIEGVFSNLFLVLDGALLTADLSRCGVAGVMRAELLSQAERLGIVMHVTDISLDQLQQADEVFVCNSVYGIWPVRAYVALSWPVGPLTRKLQGIARALLDA
- the rluC gene encoding 23S rRNA pseudouridine(955/2504/2580) synthase RluC, giving the protein MTTTAPSTPSVQLLEVSPEYAGQRIDNFLLARLKGVPKTLIYRILRKGEVRVNKGRIKPEYKLQAGDIVRVPPVRVPERDEPVPLAQGLLQRLEASIVFEDKALIVINKPCGIAVHGGSGLNYGVIEAFRQLRPDCKELELVHRLDRDTSGLLMIAKKRSMLRHLHTALRGDGVDKRYMALVRGNWAASIKQVRAPLGKSNLRSGERMVEVDEEEGKESVTVFKVLRRFGDFATLIEAKPITGRTHQIRVHTLHAGHCIAGDTKYGDDDFSKEIRDLGGKRLFLHAYMLTVSLPDGGELKLQAPVDEMWAKTVERLSAP
- the fabF gene encoding beta-ketoacyl-ACP synthase II — protein: MSRRRVVVTGMGMLSPLGTDVPSSWQGILAGRSGIGLIEHTDLSAYSTHFGGSVKGFNVEEYLSVKEARKLDLFIQYGLAAGFQAVRNAGLEVTDANRERIGVAMGSGIGGLTNIEETSRTLHDSGPRRISPFFVPGSIINMISGFLSIHLGTQGPNYAISTACTTGTHCIGMAARNIAYGEADVMIAGGAEMAACGLGMGGFGAARALSTRNDEPTRASRPWDKGRDGFVLSDGAGALVLEELEHAKARGATIYAELIGFGMSGDAYHMTSPPADGAGAARCIVNALRDAKLNVDQVQYINAHGTSTSAGDLAEVCAIKSVFGDHAYKLAVSSTKSMTGHLLGAAGAVEAIFSVLAINGQVAPPTINLDEPDEGCDLDFVPHAARDTKIDVVLSNSFGFGGTNGSLVFRRFAE
- the mltG gene encoding endolytic transglycosylase MltG, which translates into the protein MRRKFLLLLETGLVLAGLLLGASAWKINSALEQPLKITQEELLDVPNGATPSGTFNRLETDGVLQDAFWLRLYWRLNLAAQPLHSGEYRMLPGMNAQGLIGLWQRGEVVQYSLTLVEGWNFHQVRAALAKNDKLQQTLAGLSDSDVMDKLGHAGVFPEGRFFPDTYRFVRGMTDAELLEKAYERLDDVLAKEWNKRSPDAPYTEPYQALIMASLVEKETGVPQERGQIAGVFVRRMQIGMLLQTDPTVIYGLGDRYNGKLTRAHLKEPTPYNTYMIAGLPPTPIAMVGREAIHAALNPVSGTSLYFVARGDGSHVFSDDLDAHNSAVREFQIKRRADYRSSPAPANGAVAPDAQTVTPSASPDTAPEATPQLPSSQPAPAAAPAPSAEEPQSPQ
- a CDS encoding HAD-IA family hydrolase, translating into MHPDYKLLIFDWDGTLADSIGRIVEAMHVASQRSGFQLRDDLAVKGIIGLGLPEAIRTLYPEIGDDELVAFRQHYADHYIASEAVPSPLFDGVVESLEAFRAEGYHLAVATGKARRGLDRVLKSHGWEDYFDITRAADETASKPHPLMLEQILAHCDVRPEQALMVGDSSFDLQMARNAGMDSVAVSYGAQSMEALRVFEPRLAIDHFSQLHAWLGQRAN
- the rpmF gene encoding 50S ribosomal protein L32 codes for the protein MAVQQNKKSRSARDMRRSHDALEASTLSVEKTTGEVHLRHHVSPEGVYRGRKVIDKGADE
- the plsX gene encoding phosphate acyltransferase PlsX; the encoded protein is MSAQVIAIDAMGGDFGPRSIVQASLACLSATPSLHLTLVGQPSLLEELIASQSAVDRARLTIVPASDVIGMDEKPSQALRGKPDSSMRVALELLRDGKVQACVSAGNTGALMALSRYVLKTLPGIDRPAMVAAIPTQRGYCQLLDLGANVDCSAEHLFQFAVMGSVAAETLGIARPKVALLNIGTEDIKGNQQVKLAATLLQNARGLNYIGFVEGDGLYRGEADVVVCDGFVGNILLKSSEGLATMIAGRIEALFKQNLASRMVGALALPLMKRLQADLAPARHNGASFLGLQGIVVKSHGSAGVQGFQSAIQRALIEIQENLPQRLHGRLEDLLL
- a CDS encoding YceD family protein; translation: MLNDPIPPHVDPRKLADRGTTLQGEMLLADLERLCDPLSDTVGTVQAKFVFERDERKSVVIHSFIDTEVKMVCQRCLELVTLPIHSECSYAVVKEGANTQSLPKGYDVLELGEDPLDLQSLIEEELLLALPIVPAHHPEECQQPAGLDEPEPSEDEVTRSNPFSVLAQLKRDPNV